A genomic segment from Mustela lutreola isolate mMusLut2 chromosome 15, mMusLut2.pri, whole genome shotgun sequence encodes:
- the HGS gene encoding hepatocyte growth factor-regulated tyrosine kinase substrate isoform X1, with protein sequence MGRGSGTFERLLDKATSQLLLETDWESILQICDLIRQGDTQAKYAVSSIKKKVNDKNPHVALYALEVMESVVKNCGQTVHDEVANKQTMEELKELLKRQAEVNVRNKILYLIQAWAHAFRNEPKYKVVQDTYQIMKVEGHVFPEFKESDAMFAAERAPDWVDAEECHRCRVQFGVVTRKHHCRACGQIFCGKCSSKYSTIPKFGIEKEVRVCEPCYEQLNKKAEGKASSTTELPPEYLTSPLSQQSQLPPKRDETALQEEEELQLALALSQSEAEEKERMRQKSAYAAATYPKAEPAPVASSAPPASSLYSSPVTSSAPLAEDIDPELARYLNRNYWEKKQEEARKSPTPSAPAPLTEPAAPPAEGHAVPASALETPLPETDAQPVAPSSGPFGEQQYQNGESEESHAQFLKALQNAVTTFVNRMKSNHVRGRSITNDSAVLSLFQSINGMHPRLLELLNQLDERRLYYEGLQDKLAQIRDARGALSALREEHREKLRRAAEEAERQRQIQLAQKLEIMRQKKQEYLEVQRQLAVQRLREQEQERQLRLEQQKQTVQMRAQMPAFSLPYAQLQAMPAAGGVLYQPSGPTSFPGTFSPAGSVEGSPMHTVYMSQPAAAASTPYPSMPGAATDPGMVGAYMYPAGATSAQAAPQGPAGPTASPAYSSYQPTPTQAYQNVASRAPQSLPAVSQPPQSGAMGYMGSQSVSIGYQPYGMQSLMNTLPSQDAPLPPPQQPYIAGQQPLYQQMAPSGGPPQQPPPVAQPPPAQGPPAQGSEAQLISFD encoded by the exons ACAAAGCCACCAGCCAGCTTCTGCTGGAGACCGACTGGGAGTCCATCCTGCAGATCTGTGACCTCATCCGCCAGGGGGACACACA AGCCAAATATGCCGTGAGTTCCATCAAAAAGAAAGTCAACGACAAGAATCCTCACGTGGCCTTGTACGCTCTGGAG GTCATGGAGTCTGTGGTGAAGAACTGCGGCCAGACGGTCCACGACGAGGTGGCCAACAAGCAGACGATGGAGGAGCTGAAGGAGCTGCTGAAG CGGCAGGCGGAAGTAAACGTGCGGAACAAGATTCTGTACTTGATCCAGGCCTGGGCGCACGCCTTCCGGAACGAGCCCAAGTACAAGGTGGTCCAGGACACGTACCAGATCATGAAGGTGGAAG GACACGTCTTCCCAGAGTTCAAGGAGAGTGATGCTATGTTTGCTGCAGAGAGA gcccctgaCTGGGTGGACGCCGAGGAGTGCCACCGCTGTAGAGTGCAGTTCGGGGTGGTGACCCGCAAG CACCACTGCCGGGCGTGCGGCCAGATCTTCTGCGGCAAGTGCTCATCCAAGTACTCCACCATCCCCAAGTTTGGCATCGAGAAGGAGGTGCGCGTGTGCGAGCCGTGCTACGAGCAGCTGAACAA GAAGGCGGAAGGAAAGGCCTCGTCCACAACGGAGCTGCCCCCCGAGTACCTGACCAGCCCCCTGTCCCAGCAGTCCCAG CTGCCCCCCAAGCGGGACGAGACGGcgctgcaggaggaggaggagctgcagCTGGCGCTGGCGCTGTCGCAGTCAGAGGccgaggagaaggaaaggatg AGACAGAAGTCGGCTTACGCCGCTGCCACGTACCCCAAGGCCGAGCCGGCGCCCGTGGCCTCGTCGGCGCCCCCCGCCAGCAGCCTGTACTCGTCACCCGTG ACCTCATCGGCGCCGCTGGCTGAGGACATCGACCCTGAG CTCGCCCGGTACCTCAACCGGAACTActgggagaagaagcaggaggaggcccGCAAGAGCCCGACGCCGTCCGCGCCCGCGCCCCTGACGGAGCCGGCCGCCCCGCCTGCGGAGGGCCACGCTGTCCCTGCCAGCGCACTGGAG ACTCCCCTCCCGGAGACAGATGCTCAGCCCGTAGCTCCGTCCAGTGGCCCCTTTGGCGAG CAGCAGTACCAGAACGGGGAGTCGGAGGAGAGCCACGCTCAGTTCCTGAAGGCCCTGCAGAACGCCGTCACCACCTTTGTCAACCGCATGAAGAGCAACCACGTGCGGGGCCGCAGCATCACCAACGACTCGGCCGTGCTGTCCCTCTTCCAGTCCATCAACGGCATGCACCCGCGGCTGCTGGAGCTGCTCAACCAGCTGGACGAGCGCCGGC TCTACTACGAGGGGCTGCAGGACAAGCTGGCGCAGATCCGCGACGCCCGGGGGGCGCTGAGTGCCCTGCGGGAGGAGCACCGGGAGAAGCTTCGCCGGGCGGCCGAGGAGGCTGAGCGCCAGCGCCAGATCCAGCTGGCCCAGAAGCTGGAAATCATGCGGCAGAAAAAGCAG GAGTACCTGGAGGTGCAGCGGCAGCTGGCTGTGCAGCGGCTGAGGGAGCAGGAACAGGAGCGGCAGCTGCGCCTGGAGCAGCAGAAGCAGACCGTCCAGATGCGCGCCCAGATGCCCGCCTTCTCCCTGCCCTACGCCCAG ctcCAGGCCATGCCCGCGGCCGGGGGTGTGCTGTACCAGCCCTCGGGTCCGACAAGCTTCCCGGGCACCTTCAGCCCTGCTGGCTCCGTGGAGGGCTCCCCCATGCACACAGTGTACATGAGCCAgccggccgccgccgccagcaccccctaccccagcaTGCCCGGGGCCGCCACAG ATCCCGGCATGGTGGGTGCCTACATGTACCCAGCAGGGGCCACCAGTGCCCAGGCGGCCCCCCAGGGCCCCGCCGGGCCCACCGCCAGCCCAGCCTACTCGTCCTACCAGCCCACACCCACACAGGCTTATCAG AACGTGGCCTCCCGGGCCCCCCAGAGCCTCCCGGCCGTGTCCCAGCCTCCGCAGTCTGGCGCCATGGGCTACATGGGGAGTCAGTCGGTGTCTATCGGTTACCAGCCTTACGGCATGCAG AGTCTCATGAACACCCTCCCCAGCCAGGACGCGCCTCTGCCACCCCCGCAGCAGCCCTACATTGCGGGGCAGCAGCCCCTGTACCAGCAG
- the HGS gene encoding hepatocyte growth factor-regulated tyrosine kinase substrate isoform X2 → MGRGSGTFERLLDKATSQLLLETDWESILQICDLIRQGDTQAKYAVSSIKKKVNDKNPHVALYALEVMESVVKNCGQTVHDEVANKQTMEELKELLKRQAEVNVRNKILYLIQAWAHAFRNEPKYKVVQDTYQIMKVEGHVFPEFKESDAMFAAERAPDWVDAEECHRCRVQFGVVTRKHHCRACGQIFCGKCSSKYSTIPKFGIEKEVRVCEPCYEQLNKKAEGKASSTTELPPEYLTSPLSQQSQLPPKRDETALQEEEELQLALALSQSEAEEKERMRQKSAYAAATYPKAEPAPVASSAPPASSLYSSPVTSSAPLAEDIDPELARYLNRNYWEKKQEEARKSPTPSAPAPLTEPAAPPAEGHAVPASALETPLPETDAQPVAPSSGPFGEQYQNGESEESHAQFLKALQNAVTTFVNRMKSNHVRGRSITNDSAVLSLFQSINGMHPRLLELLNQLDERRLYYEGLQDKLAQIRDARGALSALREEHREKLRRAAEEAERQRQIQLAQKLEIMRQKKQEYLEVQRQLAVQRLREQEQERQLRLEQQKQTVQMRAQMPAFSLPYAQLQAMPAAGGVLYQPSGPTSFPGTFSPAGSVEGSPMHTVYMSQPAAAASTPYPSMPGAATDPGMVGAYMYPAGATSAQAAPQGPAGPTASPAYSSYQPTPTQAYQNVASRAPQSLPAVSQPPQSGAMGYMGSQSVSIGYQPYGMQSLMNTLPSQDAPLPPPQQPYIAGQQPLYQQMAPSGGPPQQPPPVAQPPPAQGPPAQGSEAQLISFD, encoded by the exons ACAAAGCCACCAGCCAGCTTCTGCTGGAGACCGACTGGGAGTCCATCCTGCAGATCTGTGACCTCATCCGCCAGGGGGACACACA AGCCAAATATGCCGTGAGTTCCATCAAAAAGAAAGTCAACGACAAGAATCCTCACGTGGCCTTGTACGCTCTGGAG GTCATGGAGTCTGTGGTGAAGAACTGCGGCCAGACGGTCCACGACGAGGTGGCCAACAAGCAGACGATGGAGGAGCTGAAGGAGCTGCTGAAG CGGCAGGCGGAAGTAAACGTGCGGAACAAGATTCTGTACTTGATCCAGGCCTGGGCGCACGCCTTCCGGAACGAGCCCAAGTACAAGGTGGTCCAGGACACGTACCAGATCATGAAGGTGGAAG GACACGTCTTCCCAGAGTTCAAGGAGAGTGATGCTATGTTTGCTGCAGAGAGA gcccctgaCTGGGTGGACGCCGAGGAGTGCCACCGCTGTAGAGTGCAGTTCGGGGTGGTGACCCGCAAG CACCACTGCCGGGCGTGCGGCCAGATCTTCTGCGGCAAGTGCTCATCCAAGTACTCCACCATCCCCAAGTTTGGCATCGAGAAGGAGGTGCGCGTGTGCGAGCCGTGCTACGAGCAGCTGAACAA GAAGGCGGAAGGAAAGGCCTCGTCCACAACGGAGCTGCCCCCCGAGTACCTGACCAGCCCCCTGTCCCAGCAGTCCCAG CTGCCCCCCAAGCGGGACGAGACGGcgctgcaggaggaggaggagctgcagCTGGCGCTGGCGCTGTCGCAGTCAGAGGccgaggagaaggaaaggatg AGACAGAAGTCGGCTTACGCCGCTGCCACGTACCCCAAGGCCGAGCCGGCGCCCGTGGCCTCGTCGGCGCCCCCCGCCAGCAGCCTGTACTCGTCACCCGTG ACCTCATCGGCGCCGCTGGCTGAGGACATCGACCCTGAG CTCGCCCGGTACCTCAACCGGAACTActgggagaagaagcaggaggaggcccGCAAGAGCCCGACGCCGTCCGCGCCCGCGCCCCTGACGGAGCCGGCCGCCCCGCCTGCGGAGGGCCACGCTGTCCCTGCCAGCGCACTGGAG ACTCCCCTCCCGGAGACAGATGCTCAGCCCGTAGCTCCGTCCAGTGGCCCCTTTGGCGAG CAGTACCAGAACGGGGAGTCGGAGGAGAGCCACGCTCAGTTCCTGAAGGCCCTGCAGAACGCCGTCACCACCTTTGTCAACCGCATGAAGAGCAACCACGTGCGGGGCCGCAGCATCACCAACGACTCGGCCGTGCTGTCCCTCTTCCAGTCCATCAACGGCATGCACCCGCGGCTGCTGGAGCTGCTCAACCAGCTGGACGAGCGCCGGC TCTACTACGAGGGGCTGCAGGACAAGCTGGCGCAGATCCGCGACGCCCGGGGGGCGCTGAGTGCCCTGCGGGAGGAGCACCGGGAGAAGCTTCGCCGGGCGGCCGAGGAGGCTGAGCGCCAGCGCCAGATCCAGCTGGCCCAGAAGCTGGAAATCATGCGGCAGAAAAAGCAG GAGTACCTGGAGGTGCAGCGGCAGCTGGCTGTGCAGCGGCTGAGGGAGCAGGAACAGGAGCGGCAGCTGCGCCTGGAGCAGCAGAAGCAGACCGTCCAGATGCGCGCCCAGATGCCCGCCTTCTCCCTGCCCTACGCCCAG ctcCAGGCCATGCCCGCGGCCGGGGGTGTGCTGTACCAGCCCTCGGGTCCGACAAGCTTCCCGGGCACCTTCAGCCCTGCTGGCTCCGTGGAGGGCTCCCCCATGCACACAGTGTACATGAGCCAgccggccgccgccgccagcaccccctaccccagcaTGCCCGGGGCCGCCACAG ATCCCGGCATGGTGGGTGCCTACATGTACCCAGCAGGGGCCACCAGTGCCCAGGCGGCCCCCCAGGGCCCCGCCGGGCCCACCGCCAGCCCAGCCTACTCGTCCTACCAGCCCACACCCACACAGGCTTATCAG AACGTGGCCTCCCGGGCCCCCCAGAGCCTCCCGGCCGTGTCCCAGCCTCCGCAGTCTGGCGCCATGGGCTACATGGGGAGTCAGTCGGTGTCTATCGGTTACCAGCCTTACGGCATGCAG AGTCTCATGAACACCCTCCCCAGCCAGGACGCGCCTCTGCCACCCCCGCAGCAGCCCTACATTGCGGGGCAGCAGCCCCTGTACCAGCAG